TGAAAAAGCAGAGAAAGTCGAGAAGGCCGAAAAAGCCGAGAAAACTTCCGAAAAAAATCTCCCAGCCGAAACCAAGACCGCTTCTGCCGAAGAGGCGAAAGCCAAAGCCGCGCGCAATCGCGAGTTGGACGCCGCCATCGCCACCATCACCAAGGCCTACGGTGAAGGCAGCATCATGCGCCTGGGCGATGCCCGCGCCCAGACGAAGATCGAAGTCATCCCCACCAGCGCGCTTTCGCTGGACCTCGCGCTCGGCATCGGCGGCTTGCCCCGCGGTCGCGTGATCGAGATCTACGGCCCGGAATCTTCCGGTAAGACGACCTTGATGCTCCACGTCATCGCGAACGCGCAGAAGAACGGTGGCCTCGCTGCCTTCATCGATGCGGAGCATGCGCTTGATCCCGCTTACGCCAAGAAGCTCGGTGTGAACCTGGACGATCTCCTCGTCTCCCAGCCGGACAGTGGTGAAGAAGCTTTGAGCATCTGCGAAACCCTCGCCCGCTCGAACGCCCTCGATGTCATCGTGGTGGACTCCGTCGCCGCGCTCGTGCCCAAGTCCGAGCTCGAAGGCGAGATGGGCATGGCCACCATGGGCATGCAAGCACGCCTCATGAGCCAGGCGCTGCGCAAACTTACGGCCATCCTGAACAAGGCCAAGACGACCTGCATCTTTATCAACCAGCTTCGTGAAAAAGTCGGCGTGATGTTCGGCAATCCCGAAACGACCCCCGGCGGCAAGGCGCTGAAATTCTACGCCTCCGTGCGTATCGACATCCGCCGTAAGGACGCCTTGAAGGATGCTTCCGGCGCCGCCATCGGTAACCACGTGAAGTGCAAAGTGGTGAAGAACAAGGTCTCGCCTCCGTTCACCGAGGCGGAGTTCGACATCATGTTCAACCACGGCATCAACAAGGAAGGCTGCATCCTGCAAGTAGGTATCGACCTCGGTGTGGTGGAAAAGAAAGGCGCTTGGTTGCAGTTCAACGGTGACCTCATCGGCCAAGGCAAAGAAGCCGCTGCCAAGGCGCTCGTGGAGAAACCGGAACTGGCGCAGAAGATCGTCGCCGCCATCATGGTGAAACACGCTGAGAAACCAGCGGCGTAAGCTCGCGGACAATCTAAAAACAAAAAAGGCCGCGCTGTTCATTCAGCGCGGCCTTTTGCTTTCCAGAAAAGTTAGTCCTTCTTCTTGAAGATATTTTTGATGCCGTCCGTGGCCTTCTTCGTCGTCTCCGACGCGGTGCCGCCTACATCCTTCACCGCATCCGTGGCGAACTTGCCGACGTCACCGATGGACTTCGCCACAATGACGGTCGTCTGTTTGATGACTTCTTCCAGCACGCGCTTGGTCATGTCCGCCGGTGTGATGCCATCGGGACCGGCACCCAGGCCGGTCATGCGGATTTCTGGAACGGTCACGGAGAGCGGCTTGCCGAGCATGCTGAAGAGCACCGTTACTTTGGCATTAGTCACCACGAACTCATCCACTTGCAATTTCTTCGGTGCACCCGGAGCCTCTTCCTCTGCCTTCTTGTTCTCCGTGCTGCCGGTGAACTCTTCCACGTTCTTCAGGATTTGCGTGAGGTTGTTCGCGTTCAAGCCGCCTTCCAAGATGATTTCCGGGCCGTCCACCTTCACGGACTTCACCACGATCTTGTCCGAGAGCAATGAACCGGGGCTGATGGACAGGCTGGCTTTATGCACCTTGATGGAGTGCTCAGACTTATAACCCTCCGGCACACCGATCACGAGGTCGTTCACCGAACCGCCGCCCGAGAGCGGCATGATGGCGATGCCGTCGAGCTTC
This DNA window, taken from Verrucomicrobiia bacterium, encodes the following:
- the recA gene encoding recombinase RecA, which translates into the protein MAAKTAEKPEKAEKVEKAEKAEKTSEKNLPAETKTASAEEAKAKAARNRELDAAIATITKAYGEGSIMRLGDARAQTKIEVIPTSALSLDLALGIGGLPRGRVIEIYGPESSGKTTLMLHVIANAQKNGGLAAFIDAEHALDPAYAKKLGVNLDDLLVSQPDSGEEALSICETLARSNALDVIVVDSVAALVPKSELEGEMGMATMGMQARLMSQALRKLTAILNKAKTTCIFINQLREKVGVMFGNPETTPGGKALKFYASVRIDIRRKDALKDASGAAIGNHVKCKVVKNKVSPPFTEAEFDIMFNHGINKEGCILQVGIDLGVVEKKGAWLQFNGDLIGQGKEAAAKALVEKPELAQKIVAAIMVKHAEKPAA